A region of Hoplias malabaricus isolate fHopMal1 chromosome 12, fHopMal1.hap1, whole genome shotgun sequence DNA encodes the following proteins:
- the LOC136710602 gene encoding uncharacterized protein isoform X2 has product MARYPSFPTNLELLTRLPLRTVVTVVVAVVLFKCLFSCPCVAAAETVLHCWLYLLLPVGIVFFLLVALDAQLLRLCQCYVCECCVRAERKCCCFGGLCGGSVECCCCAGGYCYRPKSFGAEGWHVCALMWRHVLSVFYAGSLWVVVAFIDGDWYVCIRTATVNSTGVQIACKDLPTPQEAETLRKYSSESRIIGLILILG; this is encoded by the exons ATGGCGCGATATCCGTCTTTTCCGACAAATCTGGAGCTGTTGACGAGGCTGCCTCTGCGGACGGTGGTCACGGTAGTGGTGGCGGTGGTGTTGTTTAAGTGTCTGTTCTCGTGCCCGTGCGTGGCGGCGGCGGAGACCGTGTTGCACTGCTGGCTGTATCTGCTGCTCCCGGTGGGGATCGTGTTCTTTCTCCTGGTGGCGCTGGACGCGCAGCTGCTGCGGCTGTGTCAGTGttatgtgtgtgagtgctgtGTCCGAGCCGAGAGGAAGTGCTGTTGTTTTGGGGGCTTGTGCGGGGGGTCTGTTGAGTGCTGCTGTTGTGCCGGAGGATACTGCTATCGTCCTAAAAGCTTCGGCGCGGAAGGCTGGCACGTGTGCGCGCTTATGTGGAGGCACGTGCTCAGCGTGTTTTACGCGGGATCTCTATGGGTCGTTGTCGCGTTTATCGACGGCGACTGGTACGTCTGTATACGCACGGCCACGGTGAACAGCACCGGAGTACAGATAGCATGCAAGGACTTACCCACCCCACAGGAGGCGGAGACCTTGAGAAAGTACAGCAGTGAATCGCGG ATAATTGGACTAATTCTTATTCTGGGGTAA
- the LOC136710602 gene encoding uncharacterized protein isoform X1, translated as MARYPSFPTNLELLTRLPLRTVVTVVVAVVLFKCLFSCPCVAAAETVLHCWLYLLLPVGIVFFLLVALDAQLLRLCQCYVCECCVRAERKCCCFGGLCGGSVECCCCAGGYCYRPKSFGAEGWHVCALMWRHVLSVFYAGSLWVVVAFIDGDWYVCIRTATVNSTGVQIACKDLPTPQEAETLRKYSSESRLLECGPNGSEELFQPEGPGPLPFPTILG; from the exons ATGGCGCGATATCCGTCTTTTCCGACAAATCTGGAGCTGTTGACGAGGCTGCCTCTGCGGACGGTGGTCACGGTAGTGGTGGCGGTGGTGTTGTTTAAGTGTCTGTTCTCGTGCCCGTGCGTGGCGGCGGCGGAGACCGTGTTGCACTGCTGGCTGTATCTGCTGCTCCCGGTGGGGATCGTGTTCTTTCTCCTGGTGGCGCTGGACGCGCAGCTGCTGCGGCTGTGTCAGTGttatgtgtgtgagtgctgtGTCCGAGCCGAGAGGAAGTGCTGTTGTTTTGGGGGCTTGTGCGGGGGGTCTGTTGAGTGCTGCTGTTGTGCCGGAGGATACTGCTATCGTCCTAAAAGCTTCGGCGCGGAAGGCTGGCACGTGTGCGCGCTTATGTGGAGGCACGTGCTCAGCGTGTTTTACGCGGGATCTCTATGGGTCGTTGTCGCGTTTATCGACGGCGACTGGTACGTCTGTATACGCACGGCCACGGTGAACAGCACCGGAGTACAGATAGCATGCAAGGACTTACCCACCCCACAGGAGGCGGAGACCTTGAGAAAGTACAGCAGTGAATCGCGG CTTCTCGAGTGTGGTCCCAATGGCTCAGAGGAGCTTTTTCAACCAGAAGGTCCAGGGCCTTTACCTTTCCCAACAATTCTGGGGTAA